ATCTTTGAACTTGCCGGCCTTGAAGGCTTCCTGATAGTACATCTGGCTGCGGTAGGCCCATTCGTCCTGCATCTCTCTCGAAATGCCGAGTTCGAGCGCGACGTCGCCGGCCTGCTTCGCGCGCGGTTCGCCGGTGTAGGGGCAGGAGACGATCATGATGTCCTTGAGGACGACGTCGCCCATGCGCTTGCCCCAGCGGAGGTCTTCGAGGAAGTAGGGGACGTTGCTCATGTTCTCGGAACCGCCGCCGACGGTTATCTTCGCGTCGCCGAGCTCTATGGCGCGCTTCGCCATCGCGATGGCGACCATCGAGGAGCAGCAGGCGCGGTCGACCGTGGTCGAGTTCGCCTCGGGCGGCATGCCGGAAGCGAGGGATATCTGGCGCGCTATCGAGCGGTTCGCCGTCGGCATGTTGATGCCTATGTAGGTCTCCTCGACGTCCGCGGGGTCTACCGCGGCGCGCTCCATAGCCTCTTTGACCACGAAGGAGCCGAGGGCTACGGTGTTTTCGTTTTTCATAACTCCGCCGAATTTATCGAACGGGGTGCGGACTGCGGATACGATGACTACGTTTTCCATTTTCAATATCCCCTTTTTAAAAAGCTTCGGTTATATGGCTTTCTTCTCGTGGAGCTCTTTTATCTTTTCGTCGCTGTAGCCGATCTTCTTGAGGACTTCGTCCGTGTCGGCGCCGAGGTTCGGGAGCGGCTTGTAGGTCGGCTCGTGCTCTTCCATCTTTATCGGGCAGCCGACCATCGATATCTCGCCGATGATCGGGTCGGGAAGAGTGACTATCATCTGGCGCTTCTTGGTGTGTTCGTCGTGCGCCACGTCCTCGGAGCTCTGCACCGGTCCGCAGGGCAGCCCGTGCGACATGAATATCTCGCAGGCTTCGACCTTCGTCTTGTCGGCGAGCCATTCGTTGATGATGGGACGGATGAGCGTTTCCATGTATTTGCCGCGTCCCGGGCCGGACTGTATCTCGGGGTTCTCAAGCAGCTCGAGGTGGTCGATGGCGGTGAGGAATTTCTTCCACATGGATTCAGTCGGGACGATGATGGCGACGTAGCCGTCCTTGCACTTGAAGGGGCCCCACGGAGCGATTAGCTTGTCCGGGCCTCTCGTTACGACGTTGCCGGTGAAGGCGTAGACGTTGTGCGAACGCTCGGCGAGCGCGACCATGCAGTCGTACATCGAGACGTCGAAAAATTCGCCTTTGCCGGTGCGGAGCTTGTTGACGTAGCCGAGCATCGCGGCGTAAGCGGCGTATACGCCGGTGCCGGAGTCGCCGAGCGCGAAGCCGAGCCAGGTCGGCGGGCCCTGCGGGTCGCTTCCGCAGGTGTACATGAGGCCGGCCATAGCCTGCGCTATTATGTCGTATGCGAGGCGCTTCGCGTAGGGGCCTTCGTATTTCTTGGAGCGTCCGAAGCCGCTTATCGCGACGTAGATGAGGCCGGGGTTGACTTCCTTGATTTTGTCATAGGTGAAGCCGAGCTTGTCCATGAGTCCGGGCTTCATGTTTTCTATAACGATGTCGGCCTCTTTGATGAGGTCCCAGAGGACGGCCTGTCCGTCGGGGGACTGCATGTCTACCGTGATGCTCTTTTTGCCGCGGTTGAAGCGCGCGAAGTATCCGCTCTGCACTCCGCCGTGGTCGTTTTTGAGCAGCGGCGCCATTTCGCGCGCCGTGTCTCCCATGCCCGGACGCTCGACCTTGAGCACTTCCGCGCCCTGGTCGGCGAGCATCATGGTGCAGGTCGGGCCTGCGACCTGCTGCTCAAGTCCGAGGACTTTTACTCCGTCAAGTATTCCTTTCATTTGTTTTCCTCCTTTTATAATTCTTTATACGACTAGATGTTGGAAGCTTTGTTAGTCATATCCTGCGCGGCGTTTTCAGCGAGCTCTTCGGCCTTCGCCATAGCCACCTGCTCGAAGGTGAAGTCTACGACTTCGTCGAGCGGCGTGCCGGGGCCGAACACCCCGCTGACGCCTTTTTCC
The sequence above is drawn from the Cloacibacillus sp. An23 genome and encodes:
- a CDS encoding CoA transferase; the protein is MKGILDGVKVLGLEQQVAGPTCTMMLADQGAEVLKVERPGMGDTAREMAPLLKNDHGGVQSGYFARFNRGKKSITVDMQSPDGQAVLWDLIKEADIVIENMKPGLMDKLGFTYDKIKEVNPGLIYVAISGFGRSKKYEGPYAKRLAYDIIAQAMAGLMYTCGSDPQGPPTWLGFALGDSGTGVYAAYAAMLGYVNKLRTGKGEFFDVSMYDCMVALAERSHNVYAFTGNVVTRGPDKLIAPWGPFKCKDGYVAIIVPTESMWKKFLTAIDHLELLENPEIQSGPGRGKYMETLIRPIINEWLADKTKVEACEIFMSHGLPCGPVQSSEDVAHDEHTKKRQMIVTLPDPIIGEISMVGCPIKMEEHEPTYKPLPNLGADTDEVLKKIGYSDEKIKELHEKKAI